One stretch of Ooceraea biroi isolate clonal line C1 chromosome 4, Obir_v5.4, whole genome shotgun sequence DNA includes these proteins:
- the LOC105284898 gene encoding ceramide-1-phosphate transfer protein gives MAEGPELSFFDLRTVHDYFDKALMENDDIELTAYLDAYNELYKFFQLMGSVFSFVSSDLKQKIDVLTELRNKDDQNYTTIKSMIEYERKNKLLEKPNFVNGARTLLRLHRGLDFIREFLRQLGELTDGDKTSSCCQDAYNKTLAKHHPWVIRKAAIVAMYTMPTREALFKKVCGENIQRNIDVLPKMLEVTADVFDRTDNIYETYQMHALP, from the exons ATGGCGGAGGGTCCGGAATTAAGTTTTTTCGATTTACGCACGGTACACGATTATTTCGACAAAGCTCTCATGGAGAATGACGATATCGAGTTGACAGCGTACTTAGATGCTTACAATGAATTGTACAA GTTTTTTCAACTAATGGGCAGTGTCTTCAGTTTTGTCTCTTCTGATTTGAAGCAAAAGATAGATGTGTTGACTGAGTTGAGAAACAAAGACGATCAGAATTACACGACTATCAAATCTATGATCGAATATGAGAGAAAGAACAAACTGTTGGAGAAGCCTAACTTTGTCAACGGTGCACGTACTTTACTACGCCTACATAGAGGTTTAG ATTTTATTAGAGAATTTTTGCGACAACTTGGTGAACTCACAGATGGTGATAAAACATCTTCTTGTTGCCAAGATGCCTACAACAAAACCTTAGCCAAACATCACCCGTGGGTGATCAGGAAAGCTGCGATTGTTGCAATGTACACTATGCCTACGAGGGAGGCTTTATTCAAAAAG GTCTGCGGTGAAAATATCCAACGAAACATTGACGTGCTGCCGAAAATGTTGGAAGTAACTGCTGACGTGTTTGACCGCACTGATAACATCTATGAAACTTACCAAATGCACGCACTACCATAG
- the LOC105284905 gene encoding sodium/nucleoside cotransporter 1 — protein MSGKVNQGFEDNQLDELESGHRKSEPSTNQESNFDRKTRGSWEAKSNAFNAYISKHRRIFKSFILTILNVLIIAYIVYGGFYWKKKFCKGNCDFQWCNGYGMLLILAGLTYIGLFYFLIVKRYFGKHIIRCCRPLTNSFERLQSTKYGACIGAVIFYLLVLVAIITFLIIDTADSRYRLISLLGVVVMLGLGWLFSKHPGQVNWRPVFWGLILQFTFGLITLRWPVGRSIFQCLSGKVASFLDFAKAGAAFVFSEDIVSKGVFAFAVLPVIFFFSFAVQILCYIGALQWVIMKLGWILQSILGTTLCESISAAANPFIGMSESPLLIKPYISKLTSSELHAILSSGFSTVSGTVFAAYIAFGAQPAHLITASMMSAPAALSYSKLFYPETEQSLTKFDNIKLEKSSDSSILDAATNGALAALPIVLGIVANIVAFISFIAFVNGILSWCGGLVGYEALTLELILAKIFMPLSWIMGVPWEHCEDVGTLIGLKTVVNELVAYQKMGEFKKEGRLSGRAETIATFAVCGFANPGSIGIQLGCFSSLAPEKKEQVTNVILRAFVAGSVVCFLTASVAGVLTDEISSISNITATSIYMNNVTTVLPVSFI, from the exons ATGTCTGGAAAAGTTAACCAAGGATTTGAG GACAATCAATTAGACGAATTAGAAAGTGGTCACCGAAAAAGTGAGCCTAGCACGAATCAG GAGAGTAATTTTGATCGTAAAACAAGAGGTTCTTGGGAAGCCAAAAGCAACGCATTCAATGCCTATATTTCGAAACACCGAAGAATTTTCAAGAGTTTTATCTTAACGATTTTGAATGTTCTCATCATAGCCTATATAGTCTACGGAGGTTTCTattggaaaaagaaat TTTGCAAAGGCAATTGCGATTTTCAATGGTGCAATGGCTACGGCATGCTACTTATACTTGCAGGACTCACTTACATTGGCTTGTTCTATTTCTTGATCGTGAAACGATACTTTGGGAAACATATCATACGTTGCTGCCGACCACTAACGAATTCCTTCGAGCGCTTGCAAAGCACTAA GTATGGAGCATGTATAGGAGCtgtaatcttttatttgctGGTGCTAGTAGCCATCATTACTTTCCTCATTATCGATACTGCGGACTCGAGGTACAGATTGATCAGTCTTCTCGGCGTTGTTGTCATGCTGGGACTGGGCTGGTTGTTTTCTAAACATCCGGGACAG gTCAATTGGAGGCCTGTCTTTTGGGGACtgattttacaatttacatttgGACTCATCACGCTTCGGTGGCCCGTCGGTCGTAGTATTTTCCAATGTCTATCCGGCAAAGTGGCCAGTTTCTTGGATTTCGCCAAAGCTGGTGCCGCCTTTGTATTCTCGGAAGACATAGTCAGCAAGGGAGTCTTTGCATTTGCa GTACTGCCCGTGATCTTCTTCTTCAGCTTCGCGGTACAAATCTTGTGCTATATCGGTGCATTGCAATGGGTTATTATGAAATTAGGATGGATTCTGCAAAGTATACTGGGCACGACACTGTGCGAATCGATAAGCGCCGCTGCTAATCCTTTCATTGGGATG TCGGAATCTCCACTTCTGATCAAACCATATATAAGCAAGTTGACTTCATCAGAATTGCACGCTATATTAAGCTCAGGGTTCTCCACAGTTTCCG GAACGGTATTCGCCGCTTACATAGCATTCGGCGCGCAACCGGCGCACTTAATTACCGCTTCTATGATGTCAGCACCTGCGGCTTTGTCCTATTCAAAGCTCTTTTATCCGGAGACTGAACAAAGTCTCACGAAGTTCGATAATATCAAGCTCGAAAAATC ATCAGACAGCAGTATTCTGGACGCCGCTACCAATGGTGCGTTAGCTGCGCTGCCAATCGTTTTAGGTATAGTAGCGAATATCGTGGCTTTCATATCTTTCATTGCATTTGTAAATGGGATACTTTCTTGGTGTGGTGGTCTCGTCGGTTATGAAGCTCTGACCCTCGAG CTTATTTTGGCAAAAATCTTCATGCCACTGAGTTGGATCATGGGAGTTCCCTGGGAGCATTGCGAAGACGTGGGAACATTGATAGGATTGAAAACAGTGGTGAACGAGTTAGTTGCTTATCAGAAAATGGGCGAGTTTAAAAAAGAAGGTAGGCTAAGCGGAAGAGCAGAAACGATCGCCACGTTCGCGGTGTGCGGCTTCGCGAATCCAGGATCGATCGGTATTCAACTCGGCTGCTTTTCTTCTTTGGCGCCGGAGAAGAAAGAGCAAGTAACTAACGTAATCTTGCGAGCTTTCGTTGCTGGCAGCGTCGTTTGTTTCCTCACAGCCAGCGTCGCCG GCGTGTTAACTGACGAGATTTCATCAATTTCAAACATCACTGCGACGAGCATCTATATGAATAATGTAACAACAGTATTACCCGTCTcattcatataa